A single region of the Biomaibacter acetigenes genome encodes:
- a CDS encoding carbohydrate ABC transporter permease, with translation MRAKTYRENKTAYFFILPAMLFIIGIIIFPLLYSVYISFFDFNIFTKHPPFIGLKNYIDIFKSDYFWYSIGRTAYFTVISVGLELVLGFLVALLLNQEFKGRSLARTLLILPWALPTVVNGVLWTWIYDPNYGALNALLKSLGIISQYKNWLGTAFSAMNAVIVADVWKNTSFIAMVLLAAMQNIPKDYYEAAIIDGASRLKNVFYITLPLLRPAILVAVVIRTMEAFKVFDIIYIMTKGGPANGTQVISYYTYINSFQYSKYGYGAALSYIVSLVILIFALFYIKILYKKS, from the coding sequence TTGAGAGCAAAAACCTATCGGGAAAATAAAACGGCATATTTTTTCATATTGCCTGCTATGCTGTTCATAATCGGAATTATAATTTTTCCGCTTTTATATTCCGTGTATATCAGTTTTTTTGATTTTAATATTTTTACCAAACATCCGCCCTTCATCGGTTTAAAGAACTATATAGATATTTTCAAAAGCGACTACTTCTGGTACTCCATAGGCAGGACCGCTTATTTTACCGTGATATCTGTGGGGTTGGAACTTGTTCTCGGATTCCTTGTGGCGTTGCTGTTAAACCAGGAGTTTAAAGGCCGAAGCCTTGCCAGAACGCTTCTGATATTGCCGTGGGCTCTGCCTACCGTTGTCAACGGGGTTCTGTGGACCTGGATATATGACCCCAATTACGGAGCATTGAATGCTCTTTTGAAAAGTCTTGGCATAATATCCCAGTATAAAAACTGGCTCGGCACTGCTTTTAGCGCCATGAACGCCGTCATTGTGGCCGATGTATGGAAAAACACCTCCTTTATTGCAATGGTTCTCCTTGCTGCCATGCAGAACATTCCAAAAGACTATTACGAAGCGGCCATAATCGATGGAGCAAGCAGGTTGAAGAACGTCTTTTACATTACTTTGCCGCTTTTACGGCCTGCAATTCTGGTGGCCGTCGTCATTCGAACGATGGAAGCCTTTAAAGTGTTTGATATCATATACATCATGACAAAGGGCGGTCCGGCCAACGGCACTCAGGTCATATCATATTACACTTACATTAACTCCTTTCAATATTCAAAATACGGCTATGGAGCTGCCCTATCCTATATTGTATCCCTGGTGATACTCATATTTGCACTGTTCTATATAAAGATTCTGTATAAAAAATCCTGA
- a CDS encoding DUF4914 family protein yields the protein MEKELLEKFILTEELKDILNNKDKKVVVPDSRGELLKLALGNDEECNVFEVAYDIPGNGRVVEATVARCKNGAAVNYTDIYMRRRDPDCMVVADKGETDKPRYRDRYGEDFSSLRQITFEWLKQQDLIVMPFMAGGEELGYPALLVAPDNAGFFAAGLADLQGFIPKHRIPDGFKPKTIIYLAPPFRHTHFDGKQVVVHNRLNDVHELFSYNLYPGPSAKKGIYGVLLNIGESEGWVTVHASTVRVITPYENIITIMHEGASGGGKSEMIEQLHKEPDGRILVGKNLKTGEKLFLELKETCELQPVTDDMALCHPSLQNGNKKLVVKDAEQGWFLRINHITKYGTDPYYEKLTIHPKEPLIFLNLDGVPGSTCLIWEHTMDEPGKPCPNPRVIMPRRFIPDVVDEPVEIDVRSFGVRTPPCTKEKPTYGILGLFHILPPALAWLWRLVAPRGHDNPSITDTVGMSSEGVGSYWPFATGKMVDQANLLLRQVIHTTNTRYILVPNQHIGAYKVGFMPQWIAREYLARRGSARFKPEQLVESRCALLGYSLETIKVDGTYLPKGFLEVNHQPEVGNEGYDAGAKILNNFFKRELAKFVSPDLDPLGKKIIECCICDGTLKDYLELIPMKL from the coding sequence ATGGAAAAGGAATTATTGGAGAAGTTTATACTAACTGAAGAGTTAAAAGATATATTAAATAATAAGGACAAGAAGGTGGTAGTGCCGGATAGCAGGGGTGAATTATTAAAACTTGCATTGGGCAATGATGAAGAATGTAACGTTTTTGAGGTTGCTTACGATATACCAGGTAATGGTAGAGTTGTTGAGGCGACTGTTGCACGCTGTAAAAATGGTGCTGCGGTAAATTATACGGATATATACATGAGAAGAAGAGACCCGGACTGTATGGTCGTTGCTGATAAAGGAGAAACTGATAAGCCAAGATACCGTGATAGATATGGAGAGGACTTTTCTTCCTTAAGACAAATAACTTTTGAGTGGCTCAAGCAACAAGACCTTATAGTTATGCCGTTTATGGCAGGAGGAGAAGAACTTGGATATCCTGCTCTTCTTGTTGCACCTGATAATGCAGGTTTTTTTGCTGCTGGACTTGCAGATTTACAAGGATTTATTCCCAAACACAGGATTCCAGACGGATTTAAACCAAAAACCATTATATATCTTGCACCTCCGTTCAGACACACGCATTTTGATGGTAAGCAGGTAGTTGTCCATAACAGGCTAAATGATGTACACGAACTTTTTTCGTACAATCTGTACCCGGGACCGAGCGCTAAAAAAGGAATTTATGGGGTGCTGCTAAACATCGGTGAATCGGAGGGATGGGTAACTGTCCATGCTTCAACGGTAAGAGTTATAACACCGTATGAGAATATTATAACGATCATGCACGAAGGTGCCAGCGGCGGCGGAAAAAGTGAAATGATTGAGCAATTACACAAAGAACCGGACGGGAGAATACTGGTTGGGAAAAATTTAAAAACTGGCGAAAAGCTATTTCTTGAATTAAAAGAGACGTGTGAGCTTCAACCTGTAACTGATGATATGGCATTGTGCCATCCTTCTTTGCAAAATGGCAATAAAAAACTGGTCGTTAAGGATGCAGAACAGGGATGGTTTTTGAGAATAAATCATATTACAAAATATGGTACTGACCCTTATTACGAGAAGCTTACCATTCACCCGAAAGAACCTTTAATATTTTTAAATCTTGACGGCGTACCCGGCTCAACATGCCTGATTTGGGAACATACTATGGATGAACCGGGGAAACCCTGTCCTAATCCAAGGGTTATAATGCCGAGGCGATTTATCCCTGACGTAGTTGATGAACCTGTAGAAATTGATGTAAGAAGTTTTGGGGTCAGGACTCCTCCATGCACAAAAGAAAAGCCAACTTACGGCATTTTAGGATTGTTTCATATCCTGCCGCCTGCCCTTGCGTGGTTGTGGCGGTTAGTAGCACCAAGGGGACATGATAACCCGAGTATCACAGACACTGTTGGAATGAGCAGTGAAGGTGTTGGTTCTTATTGGCCGTTTGCAACCGGAAAAATGGTTGACCAGGCAAATCTTTTATTAAGGCAGGTTATCCACACAACTAATACAAGGTATATACTTGTTCCAAATCAGCATATTGGAGCTTATAAAGTTGGATTTATGCCGCAATGGATTGCAAGGGAATATCTGGCACGGCGCGGAAGTGCCAGATTCAAGCCGGAACAGTTAGTTGAATCAAGGTGTGCGCTTTTAGGATATTCGTTAGAAACCATTAAGGTAGATGGAACGTATTTACCTAAAGGCTTTTTAGAGGTTAATCATCAACCGGAGGTAGGTAATGAAGGTTATGATGCCGGAGCAAAAATATTAAATAATTTTTTCAAAAGAGAGCTTGCAAAATTTGTGTCACCTGACTTAGACCCATTAGGCAAAAAAATTATTGAATGCTGCATTTGCGACGGTACACTTAAAGATTATTTGGAACTTATTCCCATGAAATTGTAG
- the thiE gene encoding thiamine phosphate synthase: MDLRLYAVTDRSYLDGIDLIDAVEQAVRGGITIIQLREKEISSREFYELALRVKKVTRRKNIPLIINDRVDIALAVDADGVHIGQEDLPAEVVRRLIGPGKILGVSAGTVEEAIKAQKDGADYLGVGAAYPTPTKPESCAIGIEGIKKIKEAIGIPVVAIGGITRENAYEVMLKTGVDGISSVSAVFAGDVEENSRQLLESINKAIADRS; encoded by the coding sequence ATGGATTTAAGACTTTATGCGGTCACTGACCGCTCATATTTAGATGGTATAGACCTCATCGATGCCGTAGAGCAGGCGGTAAGAGGAGGTATTACCATCATACAATTAAGGGAAAAGGAAATTTCCAGCAGAGAATTTTACGAGTTGGCGCTCAGGGTCAAGAAGGTCACCAGACGCAAGAATATTCCTCTCATAATTAACGACAGGGTGGACATAGCTCTGGCTGTGGATGCCGATGGGGTGCATATAGGACAGGAAGACCTTCCGGCCGAGGTGGTACGGAGGCTTATCGGACCGGGTAAAATACTTGGGGTATCAGCAGGAACCGTTGAGGAAGCCATAAAGGCTCAGAAGGATGGAGCGGACTACCTCGGCGTAGGAGCGGCATATCCTACACCAACCAAGCCTGAGTCTTGCGCCATAGGTATCGAAGGGATAAAGAAAATCAAAGAGGCCATCGGCATCCCCGTGGTGGCTATTGGCGGGATAACGCGGGAAAATGCCTATGAGGTTATGTTAAAGACAGGTGTAGACGGTATTTCTTCCGTATCTGCCGTATTTGCCGGAGATGTTGAGGAAAACTCCAGGCAGCTATTAGAGAGCATAAATAAGGCCATAGCTGATAGGTCGTAA
- a CDS encoding ROK family protein yields the protein MTFSIKNTLELRKANTKLVINRFRQQPFETKKGIAESLNLSFATASNICNYLLERNIIETDKMLESEGGRVPTAFRIKNDSWLSIGIDLTVSGHVSVGAINLKNDIIFTRKVLYDKKSDINAILNMVRNVVEEVKHKYPVSIIPGIGVAIPGIYDKKSGKVLNSTIPLFEEVELKEEAGKIFGFNCHIENESNLLAKAAQQINHGRGESNSDLIYIFVGEGLGVGIISNDRLLTGSRGMGAEIGHMPLGDRKFKCGCGNEGCIEQELSFKGFLRYFYGEREEFTQEDWARFVCEVKAGNKRALEVVEHEGMLLGKVISILANIFDPSIVYIGGIIDDIYDYIYPFANSEMKKRTLMNNYRNIEIARTIDKNNLIFIGCNQLVFENWDID from the coding sequence ATGACATTTAGCATAAAAAATACTCTTGAATTGAGAAAAGCCAATACAAAACTTGTAATAAATCGTTTCAGGCAGCAGCCTTTTGAGACGAAAAAAGGAATAGCTGAGAGTCTGAATCTGAGTTTTGCCACCGCTTCAAATATTTGTAATTATTTATTGGAAAGAAATATCATTGAAACGGATAAGATGCTTGAGTCGGAAGGGGGAAGAGTCCCCACTGCTTTCAGGATAAAAAACGATTCCTGGCTTTCCATCGGGATAGATTTGACGGTAAGCGGTCATGTGTCTGTGGGAGCAATTAATCTAAAAAATGACATCATTTTTACCAGAAAGGTTTTATATGATAAAAAAAGCGATATAAATGCTATTCTTAATATGGTCCGGAATGTGGTGGAAGAAGTAAAGCATAAATATCCCGTTTCTATAATTCCAGGGATAGGCGTTGCAATTCCCGGCATATACGACAAAAAGAGCGGTAAAGTTTTGAACTCGACCATCCCTCTTTTTGAAGAAGTTGAGCTCAAAGAAGAAGCCGGTAAAATTTTTGGGTTTAATTGCCATATCGAGAATGAATCCAACCTGCTGGCTAAAGCCGCCCAGCAGATTAATCATGGCCGCGGCGAAAGCAATTCGGATTTAATTTATATATTTGTAGGCGAAGGTCTTGGCGTTGGAATAATTTCGAACGACAGATTATTGACCGGAAGCAGGGGGATGGGTGCGGAAATAGGCCACATGCCTCTGGGAGACAGAAAATTTAAATGCGGCTGCGGCAATGAAGGTTGCATTGAGCAGGAGCTGAGCTTCAAGGGTTTTTTAAGGTATTTTTATGGAGAAAGGGAAGAATTTACGCAGGAGGATTGGGCGCGTTTTGTATGCGAAGTAAAAGCCGGAAATAAAAGAGCGCTGGAAGTAGTGGAGCATGAGGGTATGCTGCTCGGAAAGGTTATATCTATTCTGGCAAACATATTCGACCCTTCTATCGTCTATATCGGGGGCATTATTGATGATATATATGATTATATATATCCTTTCGCCAATTCCGAGATGAAGAAGAGAACATTGATGAACAATTATAGAAATATAGAGATTGCCAGAACCATTGACAAAAACAATTTAATTTTTATAGGGTGCAATCAGCTTGTTTTTGAAAACTGGGATATCGACTGA
- the thiD gene encoding bifunctional hydroxymethylpyrimidine kinase/phosphomethylpyrimidine kinase — MKLALTIAGSDSGGGAGIQADLKTFSAHGVFGMSVITSVTAQNTMGVLGIEDISPEMVLLQMKAVFEDLYPDAVKIGMVSNGEIIRAITEGLKKYEPEGVVLDPVMISKSGSHLLKPEAMEALKKELIPLSLVVTPNLMEAEALSGIKIKGKECMRDAAKRILALGAKTVVIKGGHLAGDALDIFYDGKDFYEMASERIVTQNTHGTGCTFSSAIAANLALGYTLLESVKRAKEYITGAIRYSLDIGHGVGPTNHFWNCRKYSSAHCPANNVRGHMYGFKTLCGH; from the coding sequence ATGAAACTGGCGCTTACAATTGCCGGTTCCGACTCCGGCGGAGGAGCAGGCATACAGGCAGATTTAAAGACCTTTTCAGCCCACGGGGTATTCGGCATGAGCGTCATCACATCGGTGACAGCCCAGAATACCATGGGCGTGCTTGGAATAGAGGATATAAGTCCTGAAATGGTCCTGCTCCAGATGAAGGCTGTCTTTGAGGACCTCTATCCCGATGCTGTAAAGATCGGCATGGTCTCCAACGGGGAGATAATAAGGGCTATTACAGAGGGGCTTAAAAAATACGAGCCCGAAGGGGTGGTTTTAGACCCGGTTATGATATCAAAGAGCGGGAGCCATCTATTAAAACCTGAAGCCATGGAGGCTTTAAAGAAAGAACTCATACCTTTGAGTCTTGTGGTTACACCAAACCTCATGGAAGCAGAGGCATTAAGCGGTATAAAGATTAAAGGCAAAGAGTGCATGAGGGATGCTGCGAAAAGGATACTGGCTCTGGGAGCCAAAACAGTAGTGATTAAAGGTGGTCATCTTGCAGGAGATGCTTTGGATATTTTCTACGATGGAAAAGATTTTTACGAAATGGCATCAGAAAGGATAGTAACCCAAAATACCCATGGCACCGGATGCACTTTTTCTTCTGCCATTGCAGCCAACCTGGCCCTGGGATATACCCTTTTAGAGTCCGTAAAGAGGGCTAAGGAATACATTACCGGGGCTATAAGATATTCACTGGATATTGGGCATGGCGTTGGCCCCACCAATCATTTCTGGAATTGTCGGAAATATTCTTCAGCGCACTGTCCGGCAAATAATGTAAGGGGGCATATGTATGGATTTAAGACTTTATGCGGTCACTGA
- a CDS encoding DUF2294 domain-containing protein — translation MTKGQVEAKISEAISKFEIEFMGRGPKQIRTIIIQDLIIVRLKGFLSQSEQKLAESSQGIELIKKLRATLFENAREYLETLIKEVIDVNIISTHSDVSTKTGEKIIVITVDENLEEKFNK, via the coding sequence ATGACTAAAGGGCAGGTTGAAGCGAAAATAAGCGAGGCAATAAGTAAATTTGAAATAGAGTTTATGGGAAGAGGTCCAAAACAAATAAGGACCATAATTATTCAAGACCTCATAATAGTAAGGCTAAAAGGGTTTTTAAGCCAGTCGGAACAAAAACTGGCTGAGAGTAGTCAGGGTATAGAATTAATAAAGAAACTACGAGCTACACTATTTGAAAATGCAAGAGAGTATCTTGAAACTCTGATTAAAGAAGTAATTGACGTTAATATAATAAGTACTCATTCTGATGTAAGTACAAAAACAGGTGAAAAGATAATTGTAATAACTGTTGATGAAAATTTAGAGGAAAAATTTAATAAATAA
- a CDS encoding ABC transporter substrate-binding protein, whose amino-acid sequence MKRHKGLVLFVVVLLAVSALLAGCGGNSAKNQGGSDAKNESQPVTINVLSSDDFAGFRKSVIPEFEAKYPNIKVNFMSVGYDSLHQKEVTALESGGDTYDVIDVDCIWTPEYVTKGYIIPVNDRITQEMKDDIVPAALDILKYKDNYYGLPMFNDVLFFYYNEDLLKQAGINEPPKTWDELIQQTNLMKQKGLIDYGMVWGWAQAEGLICYYTALAHSFGGDLVDSSGKPAVNTPQNVKALQFMVDSIANKVVDPASITYDDRQMLNVFSQGRVPFGMNWSFAWSVFNDSNQSKVVNKIKVGLAPAGTPEVKSATCAGSMGLAVTSTSKHADEAWKFIEFLAGKDIQKKQAITAGALPIWKSLYEDKELQEQHPALKEMSAQLDTAYNRPSIVWYNEFSNALQVEIQNALNKSKTPQQALDDAQKKIDEIMNNYGGKY is encoded by the coding sequence ATGAAAAGACATAAGGGGTTAGTTCTGTTTGTGGTTGTATTGCTGGCTGTAAGTGCACTGCTCGCCGGCTGCGGTGGGAATTCCGCTAAAAATCAGGGCGGCTCGGATGCGAAAAATGAGTCGCAGCCCGTCACCATCAATGTTCTTTCCAGCGATGATTTTGCGGGGTTCAGGAAAAGTGTTATTCCGGAATTTGAAGCAAAATATCCCAACATCAAAGTGAATTTTATGTCGGTAGGCTATGATTCGCTGCATCAAAAGGAAGTTACCGCTCTGGAATCCGGCGGAGATACATACGACGTGATAGATGTGGATTGTATCTGGACTCCGGAGTATGTGACCAAAGGCTATATTATCCCGGTGAATGACAGGATAACCCAGGAAATGAAAGATGACATAGTGCCTGCAGCGCTGGATATTCTCAAATATAAAGACAATTATTACGGTCTTCCCATGTTCAATGATGTGCTGTTCTTTTACTATAATGAAGATCTGTTGAAGCAGGCCGGTATAAATGAACCTCCGAAAACCTGGGATGAGTTGATACAGCAGACGAACTTGATGAAGCAAAAAGGGCTGATCGATTACGGCATGGTATGGGGATGGGCCCAGGCGGAAGGATTGATCTGCTATTATACGGCGCTGGCGCACAGCTTTGGTGGAGATCTGGTAGACAGTTCCGGCAAACCTGCAGTCAATACGCCGCAAAATGTCAAGGCGCTGCAATTCATGGTGGATTCCATCGCCAACAAGGTTGTGGACCCTGCCTCTATAACTTACGACGACAGGCAAATGTTGAACGTTTTCAGCCAGGGCAGGGTACCGTTCGGCATGAACTGGTCTTTTGCCTGGAGCGTGTTTAATGACAGCAATCAATCAAAAGTTGTGAACAAAATAAAAGTGGGTCTTGCACCGGCCGGGACTCCCGAAGTAAAAAGCGCCACATGCGCCGGATCCATGGGTCTTGCCGTAACGTCCACATCGAAACATGCGGACGAAGCATGGAAATTCATAGAGTTTCTTGCCGGCAAGGACATACAAAAGAAACAGGCAATAACCGCTGGAGCACTCCCCATATGGAAATCCCTGTATGAGGATAAAGAGCTTCAGGAACAGCACCCTGCTTTGAAGGAAATGTCGGCTCAATTGGATACGGCTTACAACAGGCCGTCAATAGTCTGGTACAACGAGTTTTCCAATGCTCTTCAGGTCGAGATACAGAACGCCTTGAATAAATCAAAAACACCACAGCAGGCACTTGATGACGCTCAGAAAAAAATCGATGAGATAATGAATAATTACGGCGGAAAATATTAA
- a CDS encoding carbohydrate ABC transporter permease — protein MKRKPLDEFFLYFFVFLFALIILAPFYWLVVSAFSSKAELLSVPIHWFPEKIYLGNITKIFQGGLNISGGEVPPFGTAVKNSIIVAGVTTLICITVGSLAAYAFGRMSFFLSNQLFIAIIALRMLPEIVTVVPLYIIMKKLGLNNTLLGLILVYTSFTLPFVIWMMESYFEAIPVELEDAASIDGLSRLGIFFKIIMPLSLPGLITTAIFTLLTAWDEFLFALIMTSTYQAKTLTVAISEFTTRHMIDYGLMMTGGLLSALPPLLVALALQKYIVSGLTSGAIKG, from the coding sequence ATGAAAAGAAAACCGCTGGATGAGTTTTTTTTATACTTTTTTGTGTTTTTGTTTGCATTGATAATCCTCGCCCCCTTTTACTGGCTTGTAGTATCGGCATTTTCATCAAAGGCCGAACTTCTGTCGGTTCCTATACACTGGTTTCCAGAGAAAATCTATCTTGGAAATATCACAAAGATATTTCAGGGGGGGCTTAATATAAGCGGTGGAGAAGTTCCACCTTTTGGGACGGCCGTTAAAAACAGCATTATAGTTGCCGGAGTCACTACTCTGATTTGCATAACCGTAGGCAGCCTTGCGGCTTATGCTTTTGGCAGAATGAGTTTTTTCCTTTCAAACCAGCTTTTTATTGCCATCATTGCATTAAGAATGCTGCCGGAAATAGTTACGGTAGTCCCGCTATATATAATAATGAAGAAATTGGGTTTAAACAATACGCTCCTTGGATTGATCCTGGTATATACTTCTTTTACCCTTCCTTTTGTCATCTGGATGATGGAAAGCTATTTTGAAGCAATACCGGTTGAATTGGAAGATGCGGCCTCCATAGACGGTTTGAGCAGATTGGGCATTTTCTTCAAAATCATTATGCCTCTTTCCCTGCCGGGATTGATTACAACGGCAATTTTTACGCTGCTTACGGCATGGGACGAGTTCCTGTTTGCGCTGATTATGACATCTACATATCAGGCAAAAACATTGACTGTGGCAATTTCAGAGTTTACTACAAGGCACATGATCGATTACGGGCTCATGATGACGGGCGGGCTGCTTTCGGCTTTACCTCCGCTGCTCGTTGCACTGGCGCTGCAAAAATATATTGTAAGCGGCCTCACATCGGGGGCCATAAAAGGATGA
- a CDS encoding PfkB family carbohydrate kinase: protein MPYTKVEIIESIEQNKNKLGHRKITVGFDGYVDEIVRPVKLKENNETIFFKTIEEFAQKILASAKSACDIEIISQAVKIGGNAPIMANALSTLGVRTFAVGAFGYPEVEDCFKQLDSGIKIYSMANPGYSTAFEFQDGKIMFGKNENLNEVTWDRIKNILGKDLLKKLISDSFILAVTNWSSLYGLNDILKGIISELSGIVSDGGRLSKYVFFDIADPSRRSTDDIVESLNLMAGFKKYFKTVFSFNENEARIINRCFFEDSGDMVKIAENIFDVLKPDLLVIHPNKYALLFDDKNIIKVDDFNVENPVISTGGGDNFNAGFCAGLIMALPPEKCVYIGRACASFYIKNGSSPSLKQLIEYIKNK, encoded by the coding sequence ATGCCGTATACAAAAGTTGAAATAATCGAATCAATTGAACAAAATAAAAATAAGCTTGGCCATAGAAAAATTACGGTGGGATTTGACGGATATGTCGACGAAATTGTAAGGCCGGTGAAGCTCAAGGAAAACAATGAAACAATTTTTTTCAAGACGATTGAAGAATTTGCCCAAAAAATTTTAGCTTCCGCAAAAAGCGCCTGTGATATAGAAATAATATCCCAGGCTGTCAAGATCGGCGGCAATGCGCCGATTATGGCCAATGCGCTGAGCACTTTGGGTGTCAGAACCTTTGCCGTCGGAGCCTTTGGATATCCCGAAGTGGAAGATTGTTTCAAACAACTTGACAGCGGCATAAAGATATATTCAATGGCAAATCCGGGATATTCGACCGCATTTGAGTTTCAGGACGGCAAAATAATGTTTGGAAAAAATGAGAACCTTAATGAGGTTACCTGGGACCGTATAAAAAATATTCTAGGAAAAGACTTATTAAAAAAATTAATCTCGGATAGTTTTATTCTGGCAGTAACCAACTGGAGTTCTTTATACGGATTGAACGATATACTGAAAGGCATAATATCCGAGCTTAGCGGTATTGTATCAGACGGCGGCCGTTTGTCAAAATATGTTTTTTTTGACATCGCCGATCCGTCCCGGAGAAGCACGGATGATATTGTTGAAAGCTTAAATCTGATGGCCGGTTTCAAAAAATATTTTAAGACTGTATTTTCATTCAATGAAAATGAAGCAAGGATAATAAATCGATGCTTTTTTGAGGATAGCGGAGACATGGTTAAAATTGCCGAAAATATATTCGATGTCTTAAAACCTGATTTGCTGGTGATTCATCCGAACAAATACGCATTGTTGTTCGATGATAAAAACATTATAAAAGTTGATGATTTCAATGTGGAAAATCCTGTGATTTCGACAGGAGGAGGAGATAATTTCAATGCCGGTTTTTGCGCCGGTTTGATCATGGCCCTTCCGCCGGAGAAATGTGTGTATATCGGCCGGGCGTGTGCTTCCTTTTATATCAAAAATGGCAGCAGTCCGTCCCTTAAGCAATTGATTGAGTATATTAAAAACAAATGA
- a CDS encoding SIS domain-containing protein, whose product MNEYLRDVLNQSKDIAKAVNYYFNEENIEKLTRIQNLIFDNVIFTGMGSSHYCACSASTYLNNNGVKSRVISAGELLHYEYNSIGKSTLVIAISQSGESAEIVRLIDRIGKNVKVVGITNNEKSPLANRADILLNLNVKPEKSVSTRTYISSIILCLLVSCSILKKLNDETRDYFIRAVESIDNAIKMCEENKDRLLEFLDGVNYITLLARGYNIGTAYAGALFIQELSKFPAYGMDAAEFRHGPLEIVDDSFRGIIVSPSGLTCDLNVKLAKDISSYGGRIILLSDGEESFEEDNIINIKMDFCDEHLTPIFYILPIQYLDNLIAEKKGLKVGEFRWGEKVTREE is encoded by the coding sequence ATGAACGAATATTTGAGAGATGTATTAAACCAGTCTAAAGATATTGCAAAGGCAGTAAATTATTACTTCAATGAAGAAAATATTGAAAAGCTCACTCGGATTCAAAATTTGATTTTTGATAATGTGATTTTCACCGGTATGGGAAGTTCACATTATTGCGCCTGCAGCGCTTCGACATATTTGAACAATAATGGAGTAAAAAGCCGTGTCATATCGGCCGGCGAACTGCTGCATTATGAGTACAATTCCATTGGTAAAAGTACTCTGGTTATTGCGATATCGCAATCGGGCGAAAGTGCCGAAATTGTCCGATTAATTGACAGGATAGGAAAAAACGTAAAAGTCGTCGGAATAACAAACAATGAGAAAAGCCCCCTTGCGAATAGAGCAGACATTCTTTTGAATCTTAACGTAAAGCCCGAAAAGTCTGTTTCAACCCGCACATATATTTCCAGTATAATTTTATGCTTGCTGGTATCGTGCTCAATTCTCAAAAAGTTAAATGATGAAACCAGAGATTATTTTATACGCGCGGTCGAAAGCATCGATAATGCTATTAAAATGTGTGAAGAAAACAAAGACAGATTGCTGGAGTTTTTAGACGGTGTAAATTATATTACACTTCTTGCCAGGGGCTACAATATTGGGACAGCTTATGCAGGAGCCCTGTTTATTCAGGAACTTTCAAAGTTTCCGGCATACGGCATGGATGCGGCGGAATTCCGACACGGCCCCCTGGAAATCGTGGATGACAGTTTCAGAGGCATTATTGTGTCGCCTTCGGGATTGACTTGCGATTTAAATGTAAAATTGGCGAAAGATATTTCTAGCTATGGCGGCAGAATAATCCTCCTCTCAGATGGCGAAGAGAGTTTCGAGGAAGATAATATTATAAACATAAAAATGGACTTTTGCGATGAGCATTTAACACCCATTTTTTACATACTTCCAATTCAGTATCTTGATAATCTTATCGCCGAAAAAAAGGGTTTAAAAGTCGGAGAATTTCGATGGGGAGAAAAGGTGACGAGAGAAGAATAA